CATTGCAGACGGCCGCGCTGGTGAAGAACGACGAAAACGTGTGGCGCTTCATCGGGTCCGGAGACCTGACGTGGCACCTGTGGAAGACGGAGGCCCACCACCTGCGCGTGCTGGCCAACGCGGGCGTGGACCGGTTCCAGCAGGAGAACTCGCTCTTCTTCCCGCCCGAGCTCAACTTCGAGCCCATCGATGACGGCCTGCCAGGCTCGTCGCTCTTCGGCACCAGCCAGGTGCGCAACCTGAACTCCGGCCTGAACCTGGTGCACACCTACAAGCCCACGTCGGGCGGCATCGTGGCGACCACGTCCGGCGGTCTCCAGTTCGAAGAGCGCAACATCGATTCCATCTACATCGTCAGCAAGAACCTGAACGCCGGCCAGCAGAACGTGGACAGCGGCACGGTGGTCAACCTGCGGCAGAACCGCTCGCTGGTGAGAGACCGGGGCTACTACGTCCAGGAGGAGGTCCTCCTGCTGGACGAGCGCCTGACGCTGGTGGGCGCGCTGCGCGGCGAGCAGAGCAGCGCCAACGGCAACCCCAACGCGCTGTTCCTGTACCCGAAGCTGGCCTCCGCCTACCGGATTCCCTCGTTCCACCCGAAGGTGAACGAGTTCAAGGTCCGCGCGGCCTACGGAGAGACGGGCAACCTTCCGCTGTACGGCATGAAGTTCAACGGCCTGCGCGCCACCGGCAACATCGCCGGCAGCCCCGGCCTGGTGGGCACGGGCATCGCGGGTGACCGGAACATCAAGCCGGAGCGGCAGCGCGAGGTCGAAGCCGGCGTGGACGCCCTCCTGTTCGGCGGCGACGTGGTCGCGGAAGTGTCCATCTACCAGCGAAACATCAGCGACCTGCTACTGCAGCGCGCCCTGGCCCCGTCCGGTGGCTTCGCCACGCAGATCTTCAATGGCGGCTCGCTGCGCAACCGTGGCGTCGAGGCCATGGTCCAGGTAACGCCCGTGCGCGGCGGCTTCGAGTGGACCAGCGGCGCGACGTTCGCCCTCAACCGCAGCCGGGTGACGGACCTGCCTGTTCCCGCGTTCCTCGCCGGTGGGTTCGGCACTGCCCTGGGCGCCTTCCGCATCCAGGAAGGCGCGACGGCGACGCAGATTGTGGGCAACGACGGCGTCGACGAGAACGGCCGCCCGATTGTGCGGAAGCTTGGCGACACCGAGCCCACCTTCCGCATGTCCTTCACCAACAGCCTCAAGTACCGGGACTTCAGCCTGTCCTTCCTGTTCGACTGGCAGCAGGGCAGCGACATCATCAACCTGACGCGGTACATCTACGACGACGCCGGGACGTCACCGGACTTCACGACGGGGGGCCGCGAGCGGCTCGTACGGCAACGTACGCACGCGAGCACGTACATCGAGGACGCCAGCTTCCTCAAGCTGCGTGAGGTGACCTTCATGTACCAGCTGCCCAAGGACTGGGTGTCCATGGTTCCAGCGGTGAAGTCCGCCCGGCTCAGCCTGAGCGGGCGCAACCTCATCACCTTGACTGGCTACTCCGGGTTGGATCCGGAGGTGAGCAACTTCGGCAACCAGGCCATCTCCCGCAACGTGGACGTGGCCCCCTTCCCTCCCAGCCGCAGCTTCTGGACCTCCCTCGACGTCGGGTTCTGAGCCATGACCATCCAACTGACCAAGAAGGCATTCGTGGGGCTCTTCACCGTCCTGGGCCTGAGCGGCTGCGGGAGCCTGGACGTCCCGGACCTGAACAACCCCAGCCTCGATGACTTCCGCGAGCGGCCCACGCGCCCCGCGGTGCTCACCGCCGCCACGGGATTGCTCCTCGGCCACCGCGCTGGTGTCGCCGCTCCCAACGGCTACGTGGCCCAGCTCGGCATCATCGGGCGCGAGGCGTACGTCTTCGACCCCGCGGACCCGCGCGCCGTCGGCGAACTGCTGGGCCCTACCCTGGACCCTGGCGGCCCGGCGTTCGGCGGCAATCACTGGACCAACCCCTACCTGAACATCCGCAACGCCAACGCGCTGCTGGACTCCCTCGACCAGGTCCCCAACACGCCCGACGCTGAGAAGGAGGGCCTCCGCGGCTTCGCGAAGACGATGCAAGCCCTGGACTTCCTCGTGGTCATCAACACGCGGGACATTGAAGGGGCCCCCATCGACGTCAACCTGCCCATTGGCCAACTGGCCCCCATCGTCGGCAAGGAGGCGGTGTTCGAGCGCATCGCCGCCCTGCTCGACGAGGGCCACGCCCACCTGGGGAGCGCGGGTGAGTCCTTCCCGTTCCAGCTCAGCCCAGGCTTCGCCGGCTTCAACACGCCCACGACGTTCCGACAGTTCAACCGCGCGCTCGCCGCGCGAGTGGCTGTGTACCGGGGACGCTACCCCGAGGCGCTCACCGCCCTGAGCCAGTCCTTCCTCAATCAGAGCGCATCGTTGGACCTGGGCGTCTATCACTCCTTCGGGACGAACTCCGGCGACACGGACAACGGCCTCATCAGCGTCAACGTCTACGCGCACCCGTCGATCGTCACTGACGCGGAGTTCCAGGAGAATGACACCGTGGATGACCGCGTCGTCCGGAAGCTCACGCGCCTGCCCGAGCCCAGGACCGCGGCGGACGGGAAGCTGTCGACGGAGTGGCGCTTCCGCATCTACCCCACGAACAACTCGCCCGTGCCCATCATCCGCAACGAGGAGCTCATCCTCCTGCGCGCCGAAGCCAACATTGGAGATCGGAACCTCGGACCGGCGGTGGACGACCTCAACTTCATCCGCACCACCTCCGGCCGGCTGCCCCCGCGCCTGGACATCGATGAGAACAATGCCCTGGATGAGTTGCTGAAGCAGAAGCGGTACTCGCTCCTGTTCGAGGGTGGCCACCGGTGGATTGACCTTCGGCGCTACGGGCGGCTCGACACGCTTCCCCGTGAGCTGGACCCGGACATCGAGCCCCACGAGCGCTTCCCCATCCCCGCAGCGGAGATGAACGCGCGGCAGTAAGCGCTGCTCGCAATCCCTGAAGCTCCAGGTGCACGGCAGACAGGCGTGCACCTGGAGCGCGGGCGCTCAGTCGCCCTGCTTCAGCCCGGCCCGTTCGGCGACGAGCGCCCCCAGCGCGGACCAGTCCAAATCGCCGTGGCCCTGCGCGACGCCTCCCAGGAACTGGTCCTTCACGAGGCTGGCCAGGGGCATGGGCACCTCGGCGGTGCGCGCGGCGCCCAGGACGAGCTCCACGTCCTTGAGGCCCAGCCGCATCTTGAAGCCCGCCGGGCTGTACTTCTCCTCGGCGATGAGCTGCGCGTACCCCTCGAAGATGGGTGCGCGCGCGAAGACGGACTGGAAGACCTCCAGGAACACCTTCGGCTCGATGCCGGACTTGCGCGTCAGGGCGAAGGACTCGGCGAGCGCCTCCATCATCGACGCGATGAGGAAGTTGCCCGACAACTTCACGACGTTGGCCGCCGGGGCACGGTCACCCAGCACGGTGAGGCCGCGCCCCAGCGTCTCCAGCAGCGGACGGCAGCGGTCCATGTCCTGCTTCGGACCGGCGGCCACCACCCACAGCTGCTTCGACGCCGCGGCGGTAGGGCGGCCGAACACCGGCGCGGCGAGATACCGCTGGCCGGCGCTCGCATGCGCCTCCGCCAACCGTTCGGAAAGCGCCACGGAGAGCGTGCTCGACGAGACGTGCACCGCGCCCGGCGCCAGTCCCGCCAGGAGGCCGTCCTGGCCGAACACCGCGGATGTCACGGCCGCATCGTCCGCCAGCATGCTGAAGACGACCTCCGCGCCTCGAGCCGCCTCCGCGGGGCTGCGGGCGACCCGCGCCCCCTTCTCTTTCAACGGCGCGGCCTTGGACTCGGTGCGGTTCCACACCGTCAGCTCGTGCCCCGCGGCCGCTAGGCTCGCCGCCATGGGCAGTCCCATGTTGCCCAGGCCAATGAATCCCACCTTCATGCGCGTCTCCTCCCGGAAACGGCCCGGATAATCCGCGCCCAGGAGCCCCACCACCGCAAAGCACGCGCACGTCCAGGAGCGAACGGGACGACCTATTCTGGCCGGTCCTCGGAGACATCCAGACGCTCGAAGGCGTGGCCCAGCGCCATGACGCCCAGCCACACCTCTCCCACCAACACCCCCGCCGCGACGAAGCCCGCCACGGGCAGGGCCCAGGGGCCCAACAGCGTCGACACAGGGAGGCCCACCACGAGCGCCACCAGCCCCGCGGGAATCAACCCCACCAGCATCACCACCAGCGTGCCCACGACGGCCAGCAGGCGCTGGCCCATCGCCTCGATGCCGCGTGCCCGCTCGCCTGTGTCTGCCGGTACCCACGAGGGAAAGAGGACCACCGCCGCGTTCTGCACGAAGAGGCCCGACAGCGACACGGCCGGAAGCAGGAACGCCAGCGCCAGCCCTCCGGGCCACCACCAGCCGCCCAGGCGCGAGGCCTCCACGCCGGGCCCCAGGACGAGCGCCACGGCCAACAGCGCGAGCTGGAACGAGGCCAGTGCCAGCGAGGATGCCGCCAACTGAGCGCGCACCACCTGCCGCCCTGTCAGTGGCATGGCGCGCAGCAGGTCCAGCTTGGGCAGGTCCATCCGCAGGTCCATGCGGAACGCGCTCGGCCCCACCACCGTCAGCATCACCGACAACGCCAGCGCCACCGGCCCGAGCACCCGCCGCGTGTCCGTGAACAGACGCGTGTCGCCCATCATCGCCGCGATGGCACCGCCCAGGATGATGAAGGCGAGGAACACCGCGAACCCGCCCCCCATCCGCTTGCGCGCAATCAGGTTCTTCCAGATGAGTGCCACCTCCGGTCGGCCTCGAGGCAGCAGCCGGAATGGAGGGCGGCTCAACGTGAGCGAGCCCACCCGCGTCATCCGCCCCGAGGCCCGCAGCATGCGCTCCCGTGAGCGGGACTCCGCGCGCACCACCGCCGTCTCCTCGAACGGAACTTCGGCCCAGAGCACCCAGCCGTAGTGCGCCGCCATCAGCGCCAACGCCGGTGGCAGGGCCCACAGGAAGTCGCCCACGCTCTGCGCCAGCGCGGGCGCCACCAGCAGCCGGCCCGGCCACAACACGGCCGCCACGCCGGGTGACACCGTCAGCGCCTGCAACCACCCGCGAAGCGCGCGGCCTGACGACAGGTCCTCGGGTACCGGGTGCTCTCGCAGCGAGGTGAACACCGCCAGCGCCACGAGCGCCAGGACACCACCCACCGCGCCCCAGCGGACCACCTGGCCCCAGAGGCCCCATGCCGACAGCCGCGTGCGCACGAAGGACGCCGCCGTCGAGTGCAGATAGAGCGTGCCCAGGGCCAGACACGCCCCCACGAAGAAGAGGGCGGGATGCGGGCTGATGGTCCTCCCAAGGAACAGCGTGGCGAACAGCGCGCCCAGCGACGTGCCCAGGAGCCCGCGCACCAGCTTGTATTGCAGCAGGGCCCTACGAGAAACGGGCGCGGGGAAGAGTTGCACCACCTCCGTCTCCGAGAAGGTCAGCGACGGCCGGTCCCGGCCCAGCGCCCACGCGGCGAACAATGTCCCCAGCGCGGAGCCGACCAGCGACAACTCGGCGAACAACCGCACACCTTCGGGCACCGTGCCCGCCGACCCACGGAAGTCCAAACGCCGGAAGAAGACGGAATAGAGATACGCCGCGCCTACCAGCACGCCCAGGAGGTAGCGCGGCTTGCGCAGCCGCTCCAACTGCCGCCGGATGCGATTGCGCCAGGTCGCGGCCCAGAGGAAGGCCACCGCGCGAGGGAAGCTCACGGCGCCTGGGTTCCCGAGCTGGTGATTCGGACGAAGAGCTCTTCCAGCGAGGCGTGCTCCCCTTCCGCGCCACTCAGTCGCGCGCGGATGTCTTCCAGGCTGCCCAGCGCCATGGCCTTGCCGCCCGCGATGACGAGCAGCCGGTGGCACAACTCCTCCACCAGCGGCAGCAGATGCGAGGACAACACCAGGGCCGCGCCCTCCTCCGCCCGGCGCCGCAGCGACGCCTTCATCCGCCGAATGCCGATGGGGTCCAGGCCGGTGAGTGGCTCGTCCAGGAGGATGAGCTTTGGCGAATGCAGGAAGCCACAGGCGATGGACAGCTTCTGCTTCATGCCTCGCGACAGCTCGCCCGGCAGGGACTTCTCCTTGCCCGTCAGCTCCATCTCCTCCAGCAGCGCGCGGCCCCGCTCCTCCCAGTCCTCCACGCCGTAGAGCCGCGCCGTGAAGTTCAGGTGCTCCCACACCGTGAGGTATTCAAAGAAGCGCGGCTCGTCCGGCAGGAAGGCCAGCGCGCGCTTCGCGTCCACCGGCGTCCGCGACAAGTCATATCCCGCGACCAGGATGCGGCCCGAGCTGGGCGGCAGGATGCCCGCCAGGCACCGCAACGTGGACGTCTTCCCCGCGCCGTTGGGCCCCACCAACCCGAGCACCTCGCCGGGCGCCACCTCGAAGGTGAGCCCCTGCACGGCCTTCACCTCGCCGTACGCCTTCTCCAGGCCCTCCACCCGCAGGACGGAATCCATTCGTGCGCGCTCGCCTTCAGTCCAGCTTCAGCAGGTCCCGAACGGTATCCAGCACGACCTTCGCCTGCACGGGTTTCACCAGGTACGCGCTCGCGCCCAGCTTCATCGCGCGCTCCCGGTCCGCCGCCGCACCCTCCGTGGTGACGACGATGATGGGGACGTTCCGGTACTCGGTCGCCTGCCGGATGTGGCTGATGAGCTTCAGCCCGTCCATCAGCGGCATGTTGATGTCCGTGAGCACCAGGTCGAAGCGGCCCTGCGTCAGCTTCTTCAAGCCCTCGGCGCCGTCCTGGGCCTCGGTACACACCACGCCGGACAGGCGCTGCAACGCGTACATGATGCTGCGCCGCATGGCCTGCGAGTCATCCACCACCAAGGCTCGAATCTGCTGCGTCATGGGCCGGGGACGTTAGCACCCGTGCGCCAGGGGCCGGAGTTTCAGCGCCGCCGCCGCGCCAGGGCCGCGAGCGCCGGGCCGATGTCACCCAGTGGAATCACCCGCTTCACCGCCCCGGTGGCGATGGCCTCCCCCGGCATGCCGAACACCACCGAGGTCTCCTCCGACTGCGCCCAGACCTCGCCGCCAGCGCGGTGCACCGCGCGCGCGCCCTCCGCACCGTCGGCGCCCATGCCCGTGAGCACCACCCCCAGGGCCTTGGCGCCGAGCACCTGCGCCATGCTGACGAAGAGGCGGTCCACACAGGGCGCGTACTTGTCCACGGGCGTGGGCGGCGGCGTTTGCAGCTCCAGCCGGGAGCCCCGCTCGGCCACCACCATGTGCCGCCCGCCTGGAGCGATGTACACGTGCCCGGGCTGTACCAGGTCTCCGTCACGAGCCTCCGTCACCGAGAAGGGGCCGATGCGGTCCAACCGGTCCGCGAAGGCGCGGGTGAACTGCGGCGGCATGTGCTGGCAGACCAACACGCACGGCGTGGGCTCCACGGCGAGTCCCTCCAGCACCCGCTGCACCGCGGGGGGGCCCCCCGTGGAGGCGCCCACGGCCACCACCAGTGGCGGCTCGCCCGCCACCGCCATGGCGCGAGCCCCTGGCGCCGCGTGCCGGTAACCGGGGCGCACGTGCCGCGCCGCCCGGACCTTCTCCAGCAGCTCCACCCGAAGCGCCTCCATGGCCTCGAACGTCGGGTGCTGCGGCTTGGCGATGAAGTCGAATGCCCCCAACTCCAGCGCCTTGAAGACATCCGAGCGGTGCGAATAGCTGGAGATGACGATGACGGGCGTGGGCGCCGTGCGCATGAGCAGGCGGAGGAATGTGTACCCGCCGAGCTTCGGCATCTCCAGGTCCAGCGTCACCACGTCGGGCTTCAGGTCCACGACCTTCTTCAGCCCCTCTTCGCCATCCGCCGCGCGGTCCACCACTCGCACGTCCGGCTCCGACTCCAACATCGTGGAGAGGGTCCGCCGGTTGTGGGCAGAGTCGTCGATGACCAGTACGGAGATGACGCCCTTGCTGCTCATCGACGCGCTCCTTCGTCCAGCTCCGGCCTCCGGTACACCAGGTCCCCGCGCAGGTGAACGAACTCGAAGTCCGAGCCCAGGTTCAGCAGGTTCTCTGAGTGTCCCAGCAGCAGGTACCCCCCTGGCACCAGCCGGTCCCGAACGATGCGCAGGAACTTCCGGCGTGCCGCCAGGTCGAAGTAGATGAGCACGTTGCGGCAGAACACCACGTCCATGCGTGGCACCAGTTGGCTACCCACCTCGTCCAGCAGGTTGTGGTGGCCAAACGACACCCAGGCGCGCACTTCGTCCCGGACGCGCACGCGGCTGTTGCCCAGCGAAACGAAGTGGCGTTCCAGCAATTCCGGCGAGGTGGCACGCAGCGCGGAAGGCCCGTACTCCGCTCGCCGCGCCATGGCCAACACGCGCCGGGAGATGTCCGTGCCCAGGACTTCCACGTCCCAGTCGTCGAAGCGGCGGCTGTCCTTGAGGAGCATCGCCAGCGTGTAGGCCTCCTCCCCGGACGAGCACCCCGCGGACCACACCCGCAGGCGCCGCAACCGCGCGTTGCGCTGCCCCACCACCGGGAGCAGTTCGTCCGTGAAGGCCTTGAGCTGCGTGGGCTCGCGGAAGAAGTACGTCTCGTGAGTGGTGAGGGATTCGACGGCCGCCTCCAACTCGGCGTGCCGGTTGGCGTCGTAGCGTAGGTAGCGGTGGTACGCGCCGTAGTCTGGCAGCCCCAGCAACTCCAGCCGGGGCCACAGCCGGCGCTCCATCACGAACTTCATGTCCTCGTGCACCAGGATGCCGCAGTGCGAATACACGTGGTCCCGGAGGAGACGGAACTCCTCCGCTGACATCTCCGGACGTCCGTCGTCGAAGCGCGCCATGAAGCCCTCTCAGCGCCGGAGCAGGCGCTCCACGGCATCGGAGAGGGCTCGCAGCGCCAGGGCGTCCGACTCCGCCTCCAGCGCCTCCCGGGCGGCGGACAGACACTCCGGCCCCGCCGAATCGCCCAGCACTCGCGCCGCCGCCGCGCGGACATCCCAGCGCGCATGACGCAGCAGGGACAGCGCCATCGTCACCCCGGCCGACGACTCCGCCCCCGCCACCAGCGCCGCCTTCACCACCTCCACGTCCGGATGCCCCGCGGCCTCCCGCAACACCCCTGGGCCCGCCGCTCCCATCCGCGCCAGGGCCCGCACCGCGGCCACCGCCAGCGCGCCATCCGCATCCCGCGTCAGGGCCACCAGGTCCGGCACCCGGTCCAACGCGCCGCAGTCCCCCGCCGCCTCCACCGCGGCCACCCGCACGGAGGGGTCCTCGTCCCTCAGGACCGGAGACAGCAGCGCGCCCGCGTCAGGCCCACCCAGTCGCGCCAGGGCCCGCGTGCCCGCGATGCGCACCGGCACGGACTCATCCGCGAGCGCCGCGCGCACCAACTCCCGACCGACGTCGCCATCCAGCTCACACGCCGCCACCACCGCCGCCGCCCGCCACCGAGGGTCCTCGTCCCGCGCCAGCCGCTTCAACGTGGGCAGGGCCGGCACTCCGCCCACGCGGGCCAGGGCGGCGACCGCCGCGGGCGTGGCCCTGCGCGCCACCGCGTCCTCCAGCGCCTCCAGCACCGCCGGCCGACACGACTCCGCCAGCCCGGCCAGGGAGCGCATCGCCGCGCCCGCGAGGGATGGCTCTTCCAGCAGGGCGACGAGCGGCGACACCGCCGAGGCCGCGCCTGTCCGCCCCAAGGCACGCACCACCACCGCGCGAAGCTCGTCCTCCACCCACTCCAGCAACGCGCACAGCGGCGCCACCGCCGAGGCGTCGACCAGGTCCACCAGCGCTTCGGCCGCGGCGGCCCGCGCCGGCAGGGACAAGTCCGGCAGGCGATGAAGCAAGATGTACCCGCCGTCCGGCCCCAACCTGCCCAGCGTGCGCAGGACCTCGCGCAGCAGCCGCGCCTCGCGCGCACACTCCGCCACGGGCACGGCCAGCGAAGCATCGCCCAGCGAGGCCACCGCCACCAGCGTGCCCGCGCACACCATGACGTCCTCGGACGCCAGCGCCGCAGTCAATCGCGGCGTCATACCGGGCAGGGGCAAGAGGGCCTTCCGCACCACCGCTTCGAGCTCCCCGCGCCGCGCGCCTGCGGAACGCGCGGCCTGGGTCCCCAGCGCGGACAGCGCCGCCTCTCGCACCGAGCGCAACTCCGACGTGAGCCCCTGGCAGATGCGCACCGTCGCGTCCGCCTCCGGAAGGAGGCCCAGCATCCGGTAGGCGCTCCGCTGAAGCCGAGGGTCCTCCAGCAAGGCCTTCACCACCGGCAGGGGCGCCGCATGCTGAAGCAGCGTCAACCCTTCCAGGGCGGACAGGCGAAGCAGCGGCTCCGGCTCGGCCAGCAGCGTCTCCAGCGCGGTGACGGCCTGCGCGCCGCCAATGCGTCCCAGCGCCTCCGCCGCGGACACACGCACGTTGAGGTCCGCGTCCGAGAGCGAACGCACCAGGGGGCCCTCCGCCTCGCGCTGCCCCAACTGCCCAAGGATGTCCGCGGCGAACTTGCGTTGGTCCGGGTCCGGATGGGCCAGCAGGTCCACCAACGGGCCCAACGCAACACTGCCCAACCCCGCGAGCGCCTCCGCCGCCGCGTTCCGAGCCCCCGTCTCCCCTCGCTCCCCCAGCACGGAGATAAGCCGGGCCGCGAGCTCGCTCGAGGCGGGCATCCGCTTGAGGGCCTCCGCCGCGACGTGGCGCACGCGCCAGCTCTCGTCATGCAAGCCGACGATGAGAATCTCCAGAACGCCCGCGGTGCACGGGTCCAGCGACTGGAGTGCGAGGTAGCGCGCCTCTTCCTCGACCGGGGGCTCGGAGTGGGGGTTCATGTGTCGAAGACCTGGTCAGACCCTGGCTGGAGGTAGAACCAGAGGGCGTAGGCCCCCAGGGCCGTGCCCAGGGGAACATTGGGAATGGCGAGGATGCCCAGCACCAGTGTCAGCGTCCTCGACCACGCTTTGCGGTAGAGCAACCCGAAGCCGGTGATGACACCCGGCAACCCCAGCAGCGCCAGGCACCCGCCCACGCCCATGCCCACGGCAACAATCAGCGCCCGTTCCTCGGGCTTCGCGCTCGGCAACATCCCGCCCATCGCCCCGAAGAACAGCATCACTCCCACGGCGATGAGCACCGACAGCCCGTTGATGACGATGAAGAGGATGCCGAGGATTCGACGGTGCTGCTCCAGTCCTTGATGGCCCATCTCAATCCCCCATGTGTGCGCCTACGTCGTGTTCCTTGAAGACTCGCGCTCCAACTCCACGCGCAGCAATGCCTTGAGGTCCAGCAGCAGCCGGAGCCGGTCCGGTGGTCCACAGACACCGACGACAAAGGGCGTGTGTCCCGCCACCCTCAGCGCGGGCGCGGGCTTGATGTCGCCGCGCCGCACGCGCAGCACCTCCGCCACCCGGTCCACCTTCACCGCCACGCGCCGCGTGCCCAGCTTGCAGACCAGCAGCCGCGTCTTCGGTGTCTCCGGCCCCGGCGAGCCCAGGAGCCGGCACCGCAGGTCCACCACCGGCAGGATGAGGCCGCGCAGATGGAGCACACCCTCCACGAACGCCGGAGCGTGGGGGATGGGGGTGATGCGCTGGAGCGGGAGGATTTCCTCCACCCGCATGATGTCCAGCACGTACTCCTCCGCGCCGATGAAGAAGGCACAGAGTTGCACCACCGTGTCCGCGGCCGAGGACACTTCATCCGGGACCACGTGGGGACGCCGCGACAGCAGGTTGACGGAGTCCTTCATGGGGCGAGCGCCTGTTCCGCGTCCAAGAGGATGTAGAGCATGGGGCCACGCCGGCCCATGCCCACCACGCAATCCCTGTCACCCACGCGCAACCCCGGTGGCGGTGCCTCCAGCATGGACGGCTTGAGCTTCACCACGCCCACCACGCCATCCACCCACACCCCCGCGGGCCCCGTCTCCGTGCGCAGCACGAGGATGCGAGCACTCCGGGGCGGCGCCGGCGCGTCGGGCCCGGCGACCAGGGGCGCCCGCTCCGCCAGCCGCAGCCGCACCTTGACGTCGTACACGGGCAGCAGCTCACCGCGCAGGTTCATCACCCCCAGGAGCTGAGGCTCGGCGCGGGGAATCTCCGTCAACGGCGGGACCTTGGAGATTTCACGCACCCCCCGGATGGGGACCGCGTAGCACTCCCCTTCCAGGCGGAAGGCCAGGTACTCCTCGGGCACCTCTTCGGGGGCCGAGGGCAATACGCCGTCGCTGCCCGCCGCGAAGTCCTGGAGCCCGGAGACGTCCTCGTCAGGACGGTAGAAGAAGTCGTCGAGCAGTTCCGAGAACCGGGACACAGCGACGCAGGATAGCAGCCGGCGCGCCCGTCCGCAGCGAGGGTCAGGCGCGACGCCGCTCCACGGCCATGCCCTCTTCCAGGAGCGCCGCCACGTCCAGCACCAGGACGGTGCGCCGGTTGCCCAGTTCGGTGGCGCCGGAGATGCCCCGGACGGACTGGAGCCGGCCCCCCAGGGGCTTGGTGACGATGTCCTGCTGACCGTGCAATTCGTCCACGGCGATGCCCAAGCGCTCCTGGGCCAGGCCCACCACCACCACGAAGTGGCGGCTCACCGGACGCTCCGGCAAGGCGAACATGCGAGACAGCCGCACGAAGGGCAACGTCTGTCCGCGCAGGTCCAGGACCTCGCGCCGCTCCACGGTGCGGATTTCCTTGGGCTGGACGGAGATGATTTCCAGCACGCTGTTGAGCGGCACCGCGTAGGTGCGGCCACTGACGCCCACCAGCAGCGCGCGAATGATGGCCAGCGTGACGGGGAGCGTGAGGTGAAAGGCGGTGCCCTTTCCGCGCTCGCTCCACACGTCGATGATGCCCGACAGGTTGCCCAGGTTGTTCTTCACCACATCCAGGCCGACGCCCCGGCCTGAGAGCTCGGACACGCTGCGGGCGGTGGAGAAGCCGGGCTGGAAGATGAGGTTGAGCAGCTCCCTCCGGCTCATCTCCTGGGCCTGCGCGAAGGTGATGAGGCCGCGCGTGATGGCCACCTCGCGAACGCGCACCTCGTCGATGCCGGAGCCGTCGTCACTCACCTCGATGACGACGTGGTTGCCCTTCTGCTCGGCGCGCAGGCCCACCACCGCGCGCCGGGGCTTGCCTGCGGCCAGACGGGCGTCGGGGGATTCGACGCCGTGGTCGATGGCGTTGCGGATGAGGTGCATCAGCGGGTCGCTGAGTTCCTCGACGATGAGCTTGTCCAGCTCCACCTCACCGCCGCTGATGGCGAGCTCGATTTCCTTGCCCGCCTCGCGGGTGATGCGTCGCACCAGCCGTGCCAGCTTGTCGAACACCTGGCCGACGGGGACCATCCGCGCTTCCAGGAGGCCTTCCTGAAGGGCTTCCAGCTTGCGCTCCAGGCCTCGCGTTTCGCGCGCCAGCTCCTGGCCGAATAGCTTGGAGAGCGCCACCGCGCCGTCCTGCCTCGCGGACTCCGCGAGCCGCTGGAGATTGGCCTTGATGAGCAGCAGCTCGCCCACCATGTTGATGAGGCCATCCAGGCGACCGATGTCCACCCGCACGGTCTGCGTCAGGGAGCGCAGCGACGTGTCCGCCGTCAGCGCCGCAGGGGTGCTCACGGGGGCGCCGGCCGGTGCCGCTGGGGCTACCGAGAGGCCCTTGGGTGATGCCTTGGCGGCGCCCTGGAGGTAGGCGACGACGGGCACGCTGGAGGGTCCGGGCACGGGAGTCAGTGAAGGCGAGCCGCTGGCATTGGCAGGCACGTCGGCGTCCGACGTGGGCCATTCCAGGGGCCCGGGCTCCGTGTCTTCCGGTACGTGCGAAAGGAGCGGCTGCTGCGCCTCGGGAGACATCGCGGCGGGCGTCGCGCGCACACCCTTCTTCTTTCCGCCGCCCTTGGGCGACGTCGAATGCCCTGCCGCGGG
This DNA window, taken from Myxococcus xanthus, encodes the following:
- a CDS encoding chemotaxis protein CheA, with amino-acid sequence MSPGSKALAEFVAEATEILDALARDLLVLDERRGSEADPDLVNGIFRAAHSLKGLSGLFGQERISRLAHGTEDLLDRLRLGKLLLDGAVLDALIEALDAFQALLGEAARGAESESLSARVEAMAARMASMGAPAEVAADDPLDRLELEAQVRSVFTEYEEHRLRENVRRGVSLWRVRAAFDLSDFDKGLAELNARLKPLGEVISTLPSAQPGGAHGIAFDLIFGAQVDRVSLETGLEGTPAELSALTVRPAAAAATSALLQAAQPAATIRASGGAKSETRTGDAATHDGDASTAQDAVAGGLAAPDAPVRVTDTAPEASRKGATPSRGSRGAASRGTSADAKDAPAAGHSTSPKGGGKKKGVRATPAAMSPEAQQPLLSHVPEDTEPGPLEWPTSDADVPANASGSPSLTPVPGPSSVPVVAYLQGAAKASPKGLSVAPAAPAGAPVSTPAALTADTSLRSLTQTVRVDIGRLDGLINMVGELLLIKANLQRLAESARQDGAVALSKLFGQELARETRGLERKLEALQEGLLEARMVPVGQVFDKLARLVRRITREAGKEIELAISGGEVELDKLIVEELSDPLMHLIRNAIDHGVESPDARLAAGKPRRAVVGLRAEQKGNHVVIEVSDDGSGIDEVRVREVAITRGLITFAQAQEMSRRELLNLIFQPGFSTARSVSELSGRGVGLDVVKNNLGNLSGIIDVWSERGKGTAFHLTLPVTLAIIRALLVGVSGRTYAVPLNSVLEIISVQPKEIRTVERREVLDLRGQTLPFVRLSRMFALPERPVSRHFVVVVGLAQERLGIAVDELHGQQDIVTKPLGGRLQSVRGISGATELGNRRTVLVLDVAALLEEGMAVERRRA
- a CDS encoding HEAT repeat domain-containing protein, with amino-acid sequence MNPHSEPPVEEEARYLALQSLDPCTAGVLEILIVGLHDESWRVRHVAAEALKRMPASSELAARLISVLGERGETGARNAAAEALAGLGSVALGPLVDLLAHPDPDQRKFAADILGQLGQREAEGPLVRSLSDADLNVRVSAAEALGRIGGAQAVTALETLLAEPEPLLRLSALEGLTLLQHAAPLPVVKALLEDPRLQRSAYRMLGLLPEADATVRICQGLTSELRSVREAALSALGTQAARSAGARRGELEAVVRKALLPLPGMTPRLTAALASEDVMVCAGTLVAVASLGDASLAVPVAECAREARLLREVLRTLGRLGPDGGYILLHRLPDLSLPARAAAAEALVDLVDASAVAPLCALLEWVEDELRAVVVRALGRTGAASAVSPLVALLEEPSLAGAAMRSLAGLAESCRPAVLEALEDAVARRATPAAVAALARVGGVPALPTLKRLARDEDPRWRAAAVVAACELDGDVGRELVRAALADESVPVRIAGTRALARLGGPDAGALLSPVLRDEDPSVRVAAVEAAGDCGALDRVPDLVALTRDADGALAVAAVRALARMGAAGPGVLREAAGHPDVEVVKAALVAGAESSAGVTMALSLLRHARWDVRAAAARVLGDSAGPECLSAAREALEAESDALALRALSDAVERLLRR
- a CDS encoding chemotaxis protein CheW — translated: MKDSVNLLSRRPHVVPDEVSSAADTVVQLCAFFIGAEEYVLDIMRVEEILPLQRITPIPHAPAFVEGVLHLRGLILPVVDLRCRLLGSPGPETPKTRLLVCKLGTRRVAVKVDRVAEVLRVRRGDIKPAPALRVAGHTPFVVGVCGPPDRLRLLLDLKALLRVELERESSRNTT
- a CDS encoding chemotaxis protein CheW; its protein translation is MSRFSELLDDFFYRPDEDVSGLQDFAAGSDGVLPSAPEEVPEEYLAFRLEGECYAVPIRGVREISKVPPLTEIPRAEPQLLGVMNLRGELLPVYDVKVRLRLAERAPLVAGPDAPAPPRSARILVLRTETGPAGVWVDGVVGVVKLKPSMLEAPPPGLRVGDRDCVVGMGRRGPMLYILLDAEQALAP